The genomic segment ATCATTGATAAATTTCACCCCATCGATATCTCTAACAAACTCTAACCGATGAGGCAATCCAGAAAAAACTCTGATAGAACGCAACATTTCTTCTCTATTAAGATTAAGAATGAGTCCTGTAGCAAGAGAGGCCAAGACATTCTCTATATTTCTCCTGCCTAATTCTCCCAGATCTCCTAATTGTCCAATTTTCCTCTTCTTGTTATTATCATTCCAGAAGATCTCTTCTCTATCTATATATATCCCTCGCTCTGCCATTATCTTTTTGCTAAAAAAAACCACTTTTGACGGAACCTCTGATTTCAACCCCATTAATAAGGGATCATCATAATTTAATATTAGATAATCCGATTCTTCTTGATTCATATATAACCTTTTTTTTAATGCTATATATTCCCTATAATCTCTATGCCTATCCAGATGATCTGGGGATATATTTAAGATAATCCCAATGAAAGGTTTAAACTCGCTTATTCCCTCTAACTGAAATGTGCTGATCTCTGCCACGATAAAATCCTTGTCTTTGCTCTCCAGTATTTCTTCTGCCAGGGGATATCCAATATTTCCACCTAAAATAAATTTCTTTTTACATCTTTTTAGCATTCCCCCAATCAGGCTTGTTGTTGTACTTTTTCCATTGGTTCCTGTGATTGCAATAAAAGGCACAGGAGATAATAAAAAAACCAATTCGATCTCACTAATTATTCTTAATCCTTTTTCTCTTGCTTTCACTAAAGGGGGTATATCCATTCTTACACCAGGACTAACCACGATAAGATCCGCTTCCAAGAAAAATTTTTCAGTATG from the Nitrospinota bacterium genome contains:
- the murD gene encoding UDP-N-acetylmuramoyl-L-alanine--D-glutamate ligase — its product is MNIKGKRITVVGLARTGVAVANLLTELGCKVTVSDVKDPFQLKENISKLKGDVALDLNHHTEKFFLEADLIVVSPGVRMDIPPLVKAREKGLRIISEIELVFLLSPVPFIAITGTNGKSTTTSLIGGMLKRCKKKFILGGNIGYPLAEEILESKDKDFIVAEISTFQLEGISEFKPFIGIILNISPDHLDRHRDYREYIALKKRLYMNQEESDYLILNYDDPLLMGLKSEVPSKVVFFSKKIMAERGIYIDREEIFWNDNNKKRKIGQLGDLGELGRRNIENVLASLATGLILNLNREEMLRSIRVFSGLPHRLEFVRDIDGVKFINDSKGTNVGAVIKSLNSFSEPIILIAGGKDKGSDYRPLKRYIKGKVKSVIIFGEAKDKIKEVLNGECEVNLVENLQDAVKKSFKMAVSGDVVLLSPACASFDMFRDFEERGNQFKEIVRRIRGRKSRIF